The genomic segment GCTGCCGATCATGTCGACGGTTCCGACGATGATGGCCGGGCGGGATGGATCTCGCCGCCACGCGGCGTTGTCGGCGAACTCGCCTCGCAGCGTACTGATGGTCAGCGGGTGCTCGGCGGGCACCGCTGCCAACCCGTCGAGGGCATCACGTATGTGCCGCGCTCCAGGCTCGAGGAGTCGGCTGCGCAGCCGCTCGGCCTCGTCGGTGGATTGGTCTACGACCGTGCGCCGGTTGACGACGTACACGAGCCTCCGCGGCAGCCGCGGGTTCTTAGCGAGCGCGAGCATCCACAGGGCTATGACGCTTGTCTTCCCGAGGCCAGTCGGTAGATCGCAGGCCTTGGGAAAGTCATTCGCAACAAAGCGCTCGTACAAGGCACGCTGCCATGGGAACGGTGGATTCCCGGTAAGCAGCGTGAAGTCGTCGTCAAAGACCATGGATGACCCGAGGAATCACGATCGCGACAGCGCCCGCGCGGTCATGGCGGCCAGAGGGCGGCGGATCCGTGAGAAGTACGCGTTCGACGACGCGAAGCGCGAGAGCGTCGTTCGATAGAGCTAGAGGCTCGATCGACTGCGTTGGTTCGATTCGGTTTAAGCTCGATCGACCCGCTCGCCGCATGCCGGGCCCTCGGCTCGAATGCAACGAAGCACAACACACCGTTGCGACAGATCCGGTCACAACCAACGAGATGCTCTCGCCCACGGAGCGGGCGGCCCGAGCCCAAAGTCTCACTGCACGAAGCCCATCCTATGAGAGGCGTTCGCCGTCAGTCAATCGACGAATCGAGGATCACGGCGGGATCTGGCGCGCGCTTGGATTGGCGGATCCGGTGCGCCCCCCCTCACTCCCCCCGCACCACCTCCGGCAACACGTACTCCCCGCTCAGCGCGTCCGCCTTCGGCTCGTACATGCGCACGACGGCGATCAGCGGCCGCGGCGAGCGCGGCGTCGGGAGCCAGTTCTCGTGCGCAGCGGCCGGCCGCTCGGGCTGCAGCGCGATCGTGAGCGAGCCGTCGTCGCCGAACACGAGGCCCGGCGTGCGGTCGCCGATGCTGTATCGTGCGATCTCGTTCTCCACGAGCTTCGCGGTCGCGATGTCGTAGACGATCAGCGACCAGAACGCGCCGACCGGCGGCGTCGCGCCTTTCTCGAAGCGCAGGCGGTAGCGCTTGCCGCCGGTGAGGAGCGCGCCGCCCTGGTCGGTGAGGATCGCGGCGTAGAGGCTCTCTTCGGGGAGATTGCCGTAGCCGCCTTTGACGACCGTGGCGCGCGCGAGGAAGTCGTGGCCGTAGCGGCCGACGAGGCGCGGCGTGATCCAGCCATTCACGCTCGGGCGCGAGGCCTGCATCGACGCGTCGACGAGCCGCTTGCCCGCTTCGAAGGCGCGCTCGAGACCACGCTTCGTGTCTGCATCGAGTTTCGCGAGATCGAGGTCGTGCGCGGGGCCGATGCCGACCGCGTCGAGTTGGGCGATCAGCGCAGCGTCGCTCGCGCGCGGCGGCACTTCGCGCAGCGCCGCGTTCAGCACGTCGAAGTACGCGAGGCCCGCGTGTGCATCCATCGGCGCAGCGTTCACTGCGGGCCCGAGCGCCGGCTTCTGGCCCGGCACGTACTCGCTGAGCGGCACGGTCCAGATCCCGTCGATCAGCGCGAGCGCGGCGGGCGCGTCCTCCGCGCCGTTCACGAGCATGCGACCTAACAAC from the Deltaproteobacteria bacterium genome contains:
- a CDS encoding DUF1254 domain-containing protein; its protein translation is MSERKRSRWPFVLLGALALGGVLAWRFAPALMARVIAAGQARNDAIVREELAFHVGTLAYVYGYPLVDMAQQMHNETHPTANDQQVYAPVNRIFSYGALVTPSTQGNLRMPNHDTLYFSGWYDVSQEPVLLHVPDTAGRYYTIAVTNFYSEVEHIGRRTTGTAERMFALVPPGYAGSLPEGVTPVATETPRGWLLGRMLVNGAEDAPAALALIDGIWTVPLSEYVPGQKPALGPAVNAAPMDAHAGLAYFDVLNAALREVPPRASDAALIAQLDAVGIGPAHDLDLAKLDADTKRGLERAFEAGKRLVDASMQASRPSVNGWITPRLVGRYGHDFLARATVVKGGYGNLPEESLYAAILTDQGGALLTGGKRYRLRFEKGATPPVGAFWSLIVYDIATAKLVENEIARYSIGDRTPGLVFGDDGSLTIALQPERPAAAHENWLPTPRSPRPLIAVVRMYEPKADALSGEYVLPEVVRGE